From Candidatus Pedobacter colombiensis, one genomic window encodes:
- a CDS encoding TonB-dependent receptor has protein sequence MKKLVVLIAVLFFTAAVYAQNTYKAVIKDAKTKQIIPGVTVKIYGSNIGSVSGADGLVTLNNIPSGKQVIQFSYVGFKTETDTLIFPLVQAVPLEINLETAEDGEKLDEVMVSATRSSRTIANIPTRIEVISGEELEEKGNMKPGDIRMLLAESTGIQTQQTSAISGNSSIRIQGLDGKYTQIIRDGFPLYSGFSGGLGLLQTAPLDLQQVEVIKGSSSTLYGGGAIAGLVNLVSKKPTDKRQLNFLLNGTSALGLDLSSFYAQKFKKVGATIYAAYNHGTAYDPSGIGLTAIPKFDRFTLNPKLFIYFNEGTTLSAALNTTIEKRIGGDLEYIKGHGNAANSYFEENKTQRYSTQVELGHKLNDKEKLVFRNSISYYDRVIGLPDYRFSGLQVSTYTEANYSHKAERADWVLGVNLLSDHFKEHKNSDFALRSYNYTTLGVFAQNTLNLTEKFTIESGIRGDYHNDYGFFFLPKVSALWKINEHFSTRLGGGLGYKAPSVFTEDAERIQFRNVLPIDVANTKAERSYGANYDVNYRTSLFDDKVGFSINQMFFYTRINNPILLAPTTMGDLAYIQPNGRLDTKGMETNAKITYDDFKLFIGYTFADVNQQANNSATVYPLVSKHRLNNILMYEIEDKWKIGAEAYYFSKQRLNDGTVGKSYWTAGLMIEKIWERFSIFVNFENLTDTRQTKFDTIYTGSITNPVFRDIYAPVDGFIVNGGIKFKL, from the coding sequence ATGAAGAAATTAGTTGTGCTTATTGCAGTACTGTTTTTTACAGCTGCTGTCTATGCCCAAAATACTTATAAAGCGGTCATCAAAGACGCAAAAACAAAACAAATTATCCCCGGAGTCACCGTAAAGATATATGGATCAAATATAGGCTCAGTTTCGGGTGCTGACGGATTGGTTACCTTAAATAATATACCCTCCGGCAAGCAGGTTATCCAGTTCAGTTACGTTGGTTTTAAAACCGAAACAGATACTTTAATTTTTCCATTGGTACAAGCTGTACCATTGGAGATTAATCTTGAAACTGCTGAAGATGGCGAAAAGCTTGACGAAGTTATGGTTTCAGCAACAAGAAGTAGCAGGACTATAGCCAATATCCCTACCAGAATAGAAGTGATATCTGGCGAAGAATTAGAAGAAAAGGGTAATATGAAACCCGGCGATATACGTATGTTACTCGCAGAAAGCACAGGCATTCAAACACAACAAACTTCTGCAATTAGTGGAAATTCCAGTATCCGTATTCAAGGGCTGGATGGGAAATATACACAAATCATTCGCGATGGATTTCCTTTGTATTCAGGATTTTCAGGCGGATTGGGTTTACTCCAGACAGCCCCTTTAGATTTACAACAGGTAGAAGTCATTAAAGGTTCATCATCAACACTATATGGTGGTGGGGCTATAGCTGGCTTGGTAAATCTTGTCTCGAAGAAGCCAACAGATAAACGCCAACTCAATTTTCTTTTGAATGGAACTTCTGCTTTGGGACTTGATTTGAGTAGTTTCTATGCACAGAAATTTAAAAAAGTGGGCGCTACAATATATGCGGCTTATAATCATGGAACTGCCTATGATCCATCTGGTATTGGCTTAACTGCTATTCCTAAATTTGACCGCTTTACATTGAATCCTAAATTATTCATCTATTTTAATGAAGGTACTACACTTTCGGCCGCACTAAATACAACAATTGAAAAGCGAATAGGAGGCGATCTTGAATATATTAAAGGACATGGTAATGCGGCAAATAGTTACTTTGAAGAAAACAAAACCCAGCGGTACAGTACACAAGTAGAATTGGGCCATAAATTGAATGATAAAGAAAAGTTAGTTTTTCGTAATTCGATAAGCTACTATGATCGTGTTATTGGATTACCCGATTATCGTTTTTCAGGCTTACAGGTATCAACCTATACGGAAGCAAATTATTCACATAAAGCTGAAAGAGCGGATTGGGTATTAGGTGTTAACCTCCTCTCTGATCATTTTAAAGAGCATAAGAATAGCGATTTTGCATTAAGAAGTTACAACTACACTACTCTCGGTGTTTTTGCGCAAAACACTTTGAACCTAACGGAAAAGTTTACGATTGAATCCGGTATTCGTGGAGATTACCATAATGACTATGGTTTTTTCTTTTTACCTAAGGTTTCCGCTTTATGGAAAATCAATGAACATTTCTCAACCCGCTTAGGTGGTGGATTGGGATATAAAGCCCCCAGTGTATTCACTGAAGATGCTGAGCGTATTCAATTCAGAAATGTGCTCCCAATTGACGTAGCAAACACAAAAGCTGAACGTTCTTATGGAGCCAATTATGATGTGAACTACCGTACAAGCTTATTCGACGATAAAGTTGGATTTAGTATCAACCAGATGTTCTTTTACACCCGTATTAATAATCCAATACTGCTTGCCCCGACTACAATGGGTGATTTAGCCTATATCCAGCCAAATGGGAGATTGGACACCAAAGGCATGGAAACTAATGCAAAGATTACTTATGATGATTTCAAACTATTTATCGGATACACCTTTGCAGATGTTAACCAACAGGCCAATAATAGTGCTACAGTTTATCCATTGGTTTCTAAACACCGCCTAAACAATATCCTCATGTACGAAATTGAAGATAAATGGAAAATTGGCGCTGAAGCTTATTACTTTAGTAAGCAAAGATTGAATGATGGAACAGTAGGAAAAAGCTATTGGACAGCTGGCTTAATGATCGAAAAGATATGGGAACGTTTTTCCATTTTCGTCAATTTTGAAAATCTAACAGATACTCGTCAAACAAAGTTTGATACAATTTATACCGGATCAATTACAAATCCTGTTTTTAGGGATATTTATGCGCCTGTCGACGGATTTATTGTCAATGGGGGGATTAAATTTAAATTGTAA